A stretch of Cydia splendana chromosome 7, ilCydSple1.2, whole genome shotgun sequence DNA encodes these proteins:
- the LOC134791968 gene encoding RWD domain-containing protein 1 — MDYHYEQTSEVEALDSIYYGDMQIIETQPFHKFSIPIKSDGYDDGEGLACQLVFTYTAKYPDEVPLIEIENEENFDDIVDKQELLTHLTEQAKENLGMVMIFTLVSAGQEWLSDHWDRVKKEREEQVLAKIKADEEAEQKRFEGTRVTVESFLVWRKQFEIDMGIPQKREREAKGGNKLTGKELFLRDTTLNESDLKFLDDGDAVKVDESLFQDLEDLDISDEDDDDYVPGQSSDSD, encoded by the exons ATGGATTACCATTATGAACAGACTAGTGAAGTAGAAGCTTTAGATTCAATCTACTATGGCGATATGCAAA TTATAGAAACTCAGCCGTTCCATAAGTTCTCGATACCGATAAAGTCAGATGGCTACGACGACGGCGAAGGTCTGGCATGCCAGCTGGTTTTCACCTACACCGCAAAATATCCTGATGAGGTGCCTCTTATAGAAATTGAGAATGAAGAGAATTTCGATGATATAGTAGATAAACAGGAATTACTGACACATTTAACAGAACAG GCTAAAGAAAATTTAGGTATGGTTATGATTTTCACACTGGTGTCAGCGGGGCAGGAATGGCTCAGTGACCACTGGGACCGCGTCAAGAAGGAACGAGAAGAACAGGTGCTCGCCAAAATCAAGGCTGATGAGGAAGCTGAACAG AAAAGGTTCGAAGGCACGCGGGTGACGGTAGAGTCGTTCCTGGTGTGGCGGAAACAGTTCGAGATCGACATGGGCATCCCGCAGAAGCGCGAGCGGGAGGCCAAGGGCGGGAACAAGCTTACTGGCAAGGAGCTCTTCCTGAGGGACACCACGCTCAACGAATCCGACTTGAAGTTCTTGGATGATG GCGACGCGGTGAAAGTGGACGAGTCCCTGTTCCAAGACCTGGAAGACCTGGACATCTCTGACGAGGACGACGACGACTACGTGCCAGGACAGAGCAGCGACAGCGACTAG